GTGCACGAACTCGCCGTGCCCGCCCGGGCGTTCAGGGCCGTCCTGCCCGTTGCGGCCGGTGCCGGTACCGCCCGTGGCGCGGGCGCCCGCGCCGTCGTCCAGGACGGTGACCTCCAGGTGCTCGCCCACCCGGATCACGCTGACCTGCGCCTCGGCGCCCGTGCCCGCGTGCTTCTGCACGTTGGTCAGCGCCTCCTGGATGATCCGGTACGCGGCCAGGTCCACGGCGGCGGGCAGCGGGCAGCGCACGGTCCCGTCCCGGCCGGGCTCACCGCGCCCCTCGACGCCCTGGCCCTCACCGCCCTGATCCTCGCCGTCCTGGTAGGAGCGGGCGATGTCGACGGGCAGGCCAGCGTGGCGGAAGGTGTCGACCAGTTCGTCGAGCCGGTAGAGCCCGGGCGCGGGTTCGGTGGGCGCCTGCGGGTCGCCGGACTGACGCAACAGGCCCACGGTGGCGCGCAGTTCGTTCAGTGCGGAGCGGCTGGCCTCGCGTACGTGCGCGAGCGCCTCCTTGGCCTGGTCCGGCCTGCGGTCCATGACATGGGCGGCGACCCCGGCCTGGACGTTGACCAGGGCGATGTGGTGGGCGACCACGTCGTGCAGATCGCGCGCGATGCGCAGCCGCTCCTCGGCGACCCGCCTGCGCGCCTCCTCCTCGCGGGTGCGTTCGGCTCGCTCGGCCCGCTCGCGCATCGCGTCCACGAAGGCCCGACGACTGCGTACCGCGTCACCGGCCGCCGCCGCCATGCCCGTCCAGGCGAAGACGGCGATGTTCTCCTGTGCGTACCAGGGCAGCGGCCCGACCAGCATCGCGGCGGCGGTGAGCACGGTCATGGTGAGCAGGCCGACCCGCCAGGTGGTGGGCCGGTCGGTACTGGAGGCGACGGTGTACAGCGCGACCACCGCGCACATCGCGACCGGCGCCCGCGGGTCCCCGGTGACCAGTTCGACGAAGGAGACCGTGACCGTCACCGCGAGGACCGCCATCGGGGTCCGCCGGCGGAAGACCAGCGCGAAGGCGCCGATCACGGTCAGGACCAGGCTCGGTATGTGCGGGACCCGGGTGAACCACTCGGGTCCGTGGGGCCCGTGCGGGTCGGCGAAGGAACCCACGACCACACAGGCCAGTACGCCTGCGGCAAGGGCGGCGTCCATGACCAGCGGGTGCGCCTGGAGCCGGCGCCGGGCTCGCTGGAAAGTACTCACCAGCCAACGGTACGGGGCCCGGTGTGCGCGCGGAACGTTCCTGCGGGTGGCCCGTCCCACCCCGAGGGCCGGGCTCGCGGGTCCGGCCGGAAGAACAACGGGCGCAGTGAGGGCGCGCGAAGGATCCTGCGGCCCGGTCACGTCCGTCCGCCCCGGCGCTCAGCCCGGGAGGAGTCCGTCGTCCTTCAGCAGGTCGCGGACTTCCTCCAGGGTGGCGTCCGGCGCTGGGAGGATCAGTTCGGAGGGCTCCAGGGAGTCGTCCGGGAGAGGTTCGCCGAGGTCGCGCACCTTGTCCAGGAGGGCGTGCAGCGTGCGCCGGAAGCCGGAGCCGTCGCCGCTGCGCAACTCCTCGGCGAGCTCGTCGTCGAGCTTGTTCAGTTCGGTGAGGTGGCCCTCGGCCAGCCTCACCTGCCCCTCCCCCATGATCCGTACGATCATGTCGCCCTCCTCGGACGCGCGGTGTGGCTCCTGACTGGCTACTGCTTGGCTACTGCTTGTCGAAGCGCGGAGTGTCCTGCGGCTGGTTCTGCGCCCGCTCGCCCCGGTCGCCGCCCTCGATGGCCTGCTGGTTGTTGCTTCCGCCCGCCAACTCGGCCTTCATACGCTGGAGTTCGATCTCCACGTCGGTGCCGCCGGAGAGCCGGTCGAGCTCGGCCTGGAGGTCGTCCTTCTGCATACCGGACTGGTCGTCGAGCGCGCCGGAGGCGAGCAGCTCGTCGATCGCGCCCGCCCTGGCCTGGAGCTGGGCGGTCTTGTCCTCGGCGCGCTGGATGGCCAGACCCACGTCGCCCATCTCCTCGGAGATCCCGGAGAAGGCCTCGCCGATCCGGGTCTGCGCCTGGGCGGCGGTGTAGGTGGCCTTGATGGTCTCCTTCTTCGTACGGAAGGCGTCCACCTTGGCCTGGAGGCGCTGCGCGGCCAGCGTCAGCTTCTCCTCCTCGCCCTGCAGCGTCTGGTGCTGGACCTCCAGGTCGGACACCTGCTGCTGGAGCGCGGACCGGCGGGACAGCGCCTCGCGGGCGAGGTCCTCACGGCCGAGCGCGAGCGCCTTGCGGCCCTGGTCCTCCAGCTTCCCGGACTGCTTCTGGAGCTGGCCGAGCTGGAGCTCGAGCCGCTTGCGGGAGGTCGCGACGTCGGCGACCCCGCGACGCACCTTCTGCAGCAGTTCGAGCTGCTTCTGGTACGAGTAGTCGAGCGTCTCGCGCGGGTCCTCGGCCCGGTCCAGGGCCTTGTTCGCCTTCGCGCGGAAGATCATCCCCATACGCTTCATGACACCGCTCATGGGCTTCGCGCGCCCCCTTCTTGACGGACTCCGCCTACACCACACCAACAGAACCCACACTACGGGCCCTGGTTCCATTACCGCACTGTCCCGGGACGGATGGGCTCCTCCCCAAGGACGACTGCCGCACACCTCGCTCCCGCGCAGGGAGGAGTTCGTTCCCCACGGGGCTCGCGCAGGAAGGCACGCTTTTGCGCCCGCTCCGGTTCCGGCCCCGGGCGCACACGTACCGGAACGGCCTGCGCGCCGGGGGTGAGCGGCACGGTTTGTTCCGGCTCGTGCACGTATATCGCTGACAGTCGCTGCCGGATTGTTCCCTCAGGAAGGGGGTTCACACCTGGGAACCCCGTACCCTTGGGTTTTGTGTTCCGTAGCCGTTCCAAGGAAGAGAAGGCCCCCGCCGAGCAGGCGCCCGAGGCCGACTCCACGCAGCCCCGTGACCCGCAGGCCCCCAAGGGCCGCCCGACGCCCAAGCGCAGCGAGGCACAGTCCCAGCGCCGCAGCGTGATGGCCCCGACCTCGCGCAAGGAGGCCGCCAAGCGCCAGCGCGAGGAGCGCCGCACCCAGCTGGAGAAGCAGCGCCAGGCGCTGGCCACCGGCGACGAGCGCTATCTGCCCACCCGCGACAAGGGCCCGGTGCGCCGCTACGCCCGCGACTTCGTCGACTCACGCCTGTGCGTGGCCGAGTTCTTCCTGCCGCTCGCCGTGGTCATCCTCGTCCTGAGCCTGGTCCAGGTGCCGCAGCTGCAGAACTCCGCGCTCCTGCTGTGGCTCGTCGTGATCGTGCTGATCGTGCTCGACTCGATCTGGCTCGCGGTCAGGCTGCGCAAGCGCCTCGCCGAGCGCTTCCCGGACCAGCCGCGCCGCGGAGCCGTCGCGTACGCCCTGATGCGCACCCTTCAGATGCGCCGCCTGCGGATGCCCAAGCCGCAGGTCAAGCGCGGAGAGAAGCCCTGAGCGAGGAGTCCGGCAACAGGGTTGGCGCGGAGCTCGGCGGGAAGTCCGGCGAAAGGCCCGGCGGGGAATCCTCGGCTGCCTCAGCGGTGGCCTGGCGGGACTCCGGCACGGCTGCCCAGCGGTGGCTGCGCGGGCTCGGTGGGCTGCGCAACGCCGTACGGCAGGAACTTGTCGCCCGGCAGGTCGAGGAACAGATCGGCCGGCTCTTCCCGCTCGGTCGTCGCCTTCGGGTGCTCGACGTCGGGATGGGCCAGGGCACCCAGGCCCTGCGGCTCGCCCGCGCCGGGCACACGGTCACCGGCCTGGAACGCGACCCGGCCATGCTGGAGGCGGCCAGTGTCGCACTGACCGCCGAGCCCGAGGGCATCCGGGAGCGGATGCGCCTGGTGTGCGGCGACGGCCGGGACACCGGCGCACAGTTCCGTCCCGGCAGCTTCGACGTGGTGCTCTGCCACGGCGTCCTGATGTACGTCGACGAGCCGGACCCCCTGCTCGCCGGCCTGGCCCGGATGCTCGCCCCCGGCGGCCTGCTCTCGCTCCTGGTACGCAACGGCGACGCACTCGCCCTGCGCCCCGGCCTCGCGGGCGACTGGGCGGGCGCCCTTGCCGCCCTCGACCCGGACGCGACGAGCTACGTCAACCGCCTCGGAGTACCGGCCCGCGCGGACCGGCTGGCCGCGCTCACCGAGCATCTGGCGGGGATCGGGGCGCCGCTGAGTTGTTGGTACGGGGTGCGGGTGTTCACGGACCAGGTGAGCGACGAGACAACGGCGGCGGATGTCGGGGGCGACTGGGAGGCCCTGCTCGCGGCGGAGGAACGGGCGGGGCGGACGGATCCTTATCGGCGGGTGGCGGCGTTGCTGCATTTGTGCGGGGTTCGGGGCGGGTGAGGGGAGGGGGTGGGGTGGGGCGGCGATGCCTCCGCACGGGGGCCTGTCCATCCTCAGCCGGGCCTCCGCGCGAGCGTAAGTGGCTGTCCACCCCGACGGTCCGGCACGGCCGCGGGCGCATCATCTGCCATTGTTGCCAATTACTGCCCCCACTCGAGCAAGGCCCCGCCAGGAGACGCCTAGCGGGGCCTCGGATGTACCGCTGCTTTCTACTGAGAGGGCTGTACAGCCTCAATCAATCGCTCAAGCAGCACGTGGAGCTGTTCGATACTTCCGACCTCATGATGCTCGTTAACCGCAGGCCCGGACTCATCACCCACCATGTATTCCGCCTCACCTGTCGACCAAATCATCAACTCTCCAAGTCGCCCTTGGAATTCAAGCTCGACCCACGCCGAATGCTTGGTCCGGCCATCTCGCGTGCGGTCGAATGTGATCTCAAGGTCAGCGCTATGGGCCTCCTGGACCTTGCGCTGACACCAGGCAGCGAGAATCTCCGTGAAGTCTACTTTCGGCATACCAGAACTATACAGGTGGCCGGCGGCATCGAGAGCGGGGGCGGACCAAACATCTTTGTCGTGATATTTGGCCCGGGAATTACGGCCCATTCCGGCTTACTTGCCGGCTTCAAAAAAGACGACGGCACTTTGAATCTCACAAATATAGTACCTGCAGGAGTGACCTTATAGTCTTCCGGATCTCCGGTCCGAACAACGAAAGTCCTACCACCGGCTCCCTCTTGAACGCGAGCAGAATTTTTCATTTTCGCGAACTCATCATCGTCCATCCAGCGCCCGACCTCAGTGAGATCGTCACCGTCGTCCTTCTTCGGCCGCCCGGCCTTTATCGACAGCCCATTGGATCTGAAGCTTCCCAAGCCGATGCCTGAAACTGTTGATGATCCAGCGAAGCGCTTAAAGAACTCCTTTTCCCAAGGACAACCGACTTCATCGCAGGCGGTTGTGAGCTCGCGCCGGATATCGGTATCGACATACGCAGCGTCACCGTGGTCGGCGAAGTGATCGAAACCGTAGTGACTTAGACCCTTCAAGTTAGAGTAGAACTTATTGATGAGCTTGCGGGCGTCGTAGCCCGTGTCTGGCACTGACAGGCCGGGGAAGAAGGAAATACGCCCGTCGTTGTCGTAGTCCCTGCCGGCGCTTCCCTCGGCCTGCCACGTAGAGACCGGGTTCCTGCACGACTCCCAGGAACAGCCCATGCGTTCGCGCTCGGGATGATAGGTCGAATCGCTGTCCGGCACACCATTCGTGCACCCCTGCATGACCCCGGACATGCAGTCCGCGTTACCGAGGCCGCCCGGGTCGGTATATGTGAGCGGGTTGTTGTGGCTGTAGCTGTAGCCGTTCAGCGTCTGCGGTTTGCCGGTTTCCAGGAGCGGGTCGACGCTGACGAACTGCCCCAGGGAGCTGTCGTACTCCCGTGCCCCGAGATGCGTCAGGCCGGTGCTCGGGCCATCGTTCGTGCCGCCGACGAAGCCCCTTGTACCCGGCCAGTTGGTGGGCGTGGTCACACGGATGCCGCCGAAGGGGAGGGTCCTTCGCTGGGTCAGTTTCTGCGTGGCCGCGTCGACGGCGAGTTGGGCGGTGCCGTGGTGGTCGGCCAGGGTGATCGACACCGTGCCGTCGTCCTTGGCCACCGCCTGGTGGCCGCCGCCGAGGTCGATGTAGCGAGTCGCGCGCGGTGTGGTCGAGCCCTTGGGGAGGACGACTTCGGTGTGTCCGAGGTAGAGCGTGGTCTCCGTGGGGGTGCGGCCGATGAGGCGGTTGCCGTCGGCGTCGTAGAGGTATTCGGTGGTCTTCTGGCCACCCGAGCCGTCCGGCTCGGTCACCTTGGCGAGGTGGCCCTCGGGGTCCCAGGTGAGGGTCTGGGTCTTGTCGCCCTGCGGACGGGAGGTGGTGTTGCCCGTAGCGTCGTAGGCGTAGGAGCAGTACGCCGACGAGTGGGACGTGCTGCTCGCGGCGGAGGAGCGGGCGGGGCGGATGGATCCTTATCGGAGAGTGGCGGCGTTGTTGCATTTGTGTGGGGTTCGGGGTTAGAAGGCGCGGGGCACAGCCCATCGACCCGCCCCTCGAACTCCTCACAGGCGTCGTGTTCGAACCGGACAGTCCCATCGAAAGGCGACGACGAGTTCGCGCATACGCCGTAATCCGACCCCATCGCTCCGGAAAGCGGAATCCAGAAACGACATCCGCCGCACTGATCTGCCGAACTGCTGTTGATGAGGCTCCGCCTCCAACGCCAAGCCATCGAGCCCCTCAACAACGCCCTCAATCAGAGCAACGACGAACCCGACGACCCAACCGCCGCAGCCGTCGTCCGCTGACGTTGTGCCGTCATAGTTGCCGTCAAAACGGCCAGATGCCCTCCGGAACGTCCGACAGGGCATCCGCCATCCACTACTCAGATGCCCTCACCAGGCGTCTGGCGATATGTCGAGTTCGCTGATTTGCCCATTTAGCGGTGGACAATTCTCGAAGGAGCTCAAAATGTTCCCGCGAGATACCCCTATCGAGCATCCAGTGGACCGCTCGCTCCGCCCAGTGACTACTTCGACTCCTGATCGCCACCATTAGCACATCTTCGACGGGAACCAGATTCTGAACGTTTTCGGGCGACAGTCCGAACCGTTCAGCAGCAGCGTCCAACCCTGCTCGAAGTGACCTCTCGTCTGCGTCCAGGATCGTCACCCAAGCAGAGGGCAAACTCCCCGCCGAAGATTCGACTGCACCTTCGAGCCTTCCCAGCGTCCACACTCCTTTCCGGTCGAACCCCAACCAAATCCCCGTTGCGCTGATCTGCACCAGCGGTAGCCATGCAACGGCTCCGGCCTGATCCGGATAGGAAGAGGCGATCCAATAGCTCTCGGGCACAGCCGAGAGCTCGACCATCAGATCACTTACTGTCACCACGCCTGCCTCATGAGGAGGATCTGTCAGGGATGCCACTTTACCTACCAATGCATACCTGGGGTGTGGCTAACGGTTATCCCGTGTTGACGCATGAAGTCCTGGAACGTCTTCCTTGCCGAGTCATTCCAGTTCATTCCATAATGCCCTGACCACTGATAGGCACCATCGACCGAACAGGCATCAGTCTCGCACCTGACCGTTGACGCCCGAGCGCGGTCCTCGCCCTAGATAGACGTACATAAACCTGACCTGCGTAGCGGCTTCCCACCGCCGCACACCGGCCCCCGCACCCACCTAAACGCCGTGGCACGGTTTACTCCGACTACCCGCGCAGCACCCGAGACGCTGTCATTCTCCCGGTCCAGCGCCTCGAAATACCTCGCATGCAACTTCTTAGAACCACGATCCCGGCAACTCCCTGAACTCCTGGGTGTTGCCGGGATCGCTGAAGCCCACCAGGCCTTATTGGACCATCCGCGTCAGGCCGTATTCCCATCAAACGCCTACGGCATCCTCTTACGGAGCCAAGCGGAATTCTATGAGGAATCCTGAATGCTTTCCTCAGCGATCAACTCGACATCAGAGGAGACGTCCAAGCGATTGAAAACCATCTATACCGCTCGAACCCTCTCTCGCAGGCAAGGTTCACCCGCGGGAAGAGAGACTTTGATCTCAACATCCCCCTCTTCATCGAAGCGTGAAATCTCAACTTGAACCGAGACCCGCCCGACCAGTGGGTAATCGAACCAGGTATCCCCCTGATCCGATAGCTCCAGGCCAGCTTGAAAAGCACCCCAATCCGAGCTGCCGAAGCGATATTCGACCATTTCCGAGACCATAAGCAGGAAACCTTTCAGGTTGTCCCGCTCCAGCCATCCTTCGAGCCGTTCCACCTGGTTCACCTACCTAGGGTTCGGGGGGCGACGGGGAGCGCGGCGCACACGCGAGGGCGGCCACCGGATACCCGGCGACCGCCCCTTTCGTCCGCTACCGTCCGCCGCCCGATTCGACCCCGGGCCACGCCGGCCTAACGCCCGACCGCACCACTCAAACCTCCGGCTCGTCCTCCGGGTCGTCCTGATGCAGGCTCATCGGCCCGTAGATCTTGGTGCCGTCCTCGAAGAGGGTGACCTGGTCGGTGCCGCCCTCGGCGAGTTCCTTGAAGAACTCACCGATCCACGATTCGGCGTCGCCCTGGGTCGTGAACTCGTCGGGCTGCAGGGACGGTTCGACCTCCGTCCCGTCGGCCTTCTCGAACCGCCACGTCCATGCCGCCATGCCGCCTCCCAGAGGTCGCGAGCTGCCTCACCACGCCAGGTCGTGTCCGCGAAGTCGCGCCTGCCCTGCGGGCAAACGACTCGACTTTGCGCACACGACCCAGTGCCCCGACGGGCCACGTTCGCCCTGCCGGGGCACTAGAAGCCTAGCCGGGCGAGCGGCCCGAGCAAGGACACGGGAGGATCTTCCCTGTGGAAGTGACTCTGCTCGGCACCGGCGGCCCCGAGGGACTGCCCCGACCCGGCTGCCCCTGCGCCGCCTGCGCGACGGCGCTCGGCGAGTGGACCCGGGCGGCGACCGCCCTCCTCGTGGACGACGCGCTGCTCCTGGACCTGACTCCGGGCGCGGCACTGGCCGCTGCCCGCGCGGGCCATTCCCTGGCGGGAGTACGGCAGGTCCTGCTGTCGCATCCGCACGACGGGCCCGCCCTGGAGGTCCCGGCCGGACTGCCGCGCCCGGGCCGGGTCCCCGACGGCCGCGAACTCGCCCTGCTCACCGGCCACCGGGTGCGGGCCGTCGCGCTCGACGCCCCCGGCACCGGATACGCCGTCACCGGCCCGGACGGCGAACGGCTCCTGTACCTGCCGCCGGGCACCGCACCGGCCGGAGCCTCCGACGAGGGCCCGTACGACATGGTGCTCGCCGACGTGGCGGGGCGGCCGGACGCGCTGGCCCGGCTCCGGGCGGCGGGTGCCCTCGGCCCGACCACGGATGTGATCGCCGTGCACCTGGACCACGACGTACCGCCCGGGCCCGAGGCCGACCGCAGGCTCGCGGCGGCCGGGGCACGGGCCGTTCCCGACGGCGCCACGCTCGATGTCGGCGCCTACCGGGACGTGCCCGACCTGCCACGCAGAACGTTCGTCCTCGGCGGCGCGCGCTCGGGCAAGTCGGTCGAGGCCGAGCGGCGCCTGGAGGCGTTTCCCGATGTGGTGTACGTGGCGACGGGCGGCAGCCGTAATGGGGACAGCGAGTGGGCGGAGCGCGTCCACCTGCACCGCGAGCGCCGCCCTGGTTCGTGGCGCACCGAGGAGACCTGCGATCTGCTCCCGCTGCTCAACGACGACGGTCCGCCCCTGCTCATCGACTGTCTCTCGCTCTGGCTCACCCATGTCATGGACGAGACCGGCGCCTGGGACGAGGCCGAGTGGGCGGGCGGCGGCGAACGCGAACTGCGGCGCAAGGTCAGGGAGTTGACGAAGGCGGTACGGGCGACCCGGCGCACCGTGGTCGCGGTCTCCAACGAGGTCGGCTCGGGCATCGTCCCGGCCACCGCCTCCGGCCGCCGCTACCGGGACGAACTCGGGCGCCTGAACGCCGCGTTCGCCGCCGAGTGCGAGCAGGTACTGCTGGTGGTGGCCGGGCAGACGATGGTGTTGCGGGGGTAGGGCCCCGGCCGCCCCGGGGGGAAGTCACACCCTGCCGTCTTACGCCCCCTCTTACGCCCCGTCACGCGCCCCGGCGGGCCACGATCCGGTAGCTGTTGGCGAACGGGGTGCGGGCGAGGAGCGGGGCCAGCAGGTGGTCGGCGCACCGGGCCAGTGAGATCAGTGGGGCGGTGGCCGCCAACAGGGCCTTGCGCAGGCGTAGTTGGGCGCGGCTCGGGATCCAGCGGCGCCAGGGTGCCCGGTCCCGGGGCAGCAGCGGGGCCAGGGCGAGTGCGAGGGCGGCGGCGAGGTCGCAGGGGATGTGGGCCTCTCGGCGCCCGGTGGCCAGCACGGTGAACCCGAGCGTTTCGAGCTCGGCGCACAGGGCGGCCGCGGGCAGCAACCGCTGCCGCCGGGGCTGGAGATGAGCCGCCCACCACCGGCCGAGCAGCCGCCCGGACAGACTCGCCGGGTCCGCGCACTCGATCACCAGATGCCCGCCGGGCCTCAACACCGTGCGGGCGGCGCGCAGTTCGGCGCGCGGGTCGGGGCACTGTTCCAGGTGGTGGAACATGCTCAGGGCGTCGTAGCGGCCCGCCAGCCCCGGGGCCAACGCGGGCAGCCGCCCACGGAATCCGGCATCGATACGCCCGCTCGCCAGGGCGGCCCGGATCCCGGCGACGCCCACACCGTCCAGGGCCGTGTACGGAAACACCTCGCGCGCCGCCACCGGCAGCCGGGCGGTGCCCGTCTCGACGTCGAGCCACGCCTCAGGTTCCCCGTACGGGAGCAGGCTCCGGGCGCGCGAGCGGAGCGTACCGGCGGGGGTCAGAAGCCGCCCGAAGCGGTCCGCCTCGGGGCCCCGTACGGGGAAGTCGCGCACGTAGAAGTCCCAACCGGACCGCGCGAGCGGCGGGTTGAGGAAGCGGTGCCCGCACGCCGCGCAGTCGTCCAGGGCGAAGCGGCCAGGGCGGCGGCCGAGCAGGTCTCCGGTACGGAGCCGGGTACGCAGCCGGGTGCCGCCGCACCACGGGCAGGCGGTACGCCGCTCGGCGCGCAAGTGGTCGGTACCGAAGGCGAGTTGGGCCAGGCACTCCGTGCGGCGCGCGGCAGCGGAGCGGGACGGGGCGCCGGTGGGGGCGGGGAGTGCGGAGGGTGCGGGGCGGCCTGGTCGGACGCTCGGCGGTGCAGTGGGGTTCTGCGTGGGGGCGTTGGGCCCGGAGGAGTTGGGCCTGGAGGAGTTGGACGTGGAGGGGTAGGGCGCAGAGGCGCTCCGCCCGATCACGTCCGGCCCGATGGAGTCAGGCCCGATGGAGTCAGGCCCGATGACATCCGGCCCGGTAACGCGGCCCCCCGGGATCGACGGGACCGGCCCGGCCGTTCGGCGTGGGGCCGGTCGACGTGGGGGTTTTCGGCCTGGGGGCGTTCGGCCTGGGGGCGTGTGGTCCGGTGTCGGCTGGCTCGATGTCGGCTGGCTCGGTGGCATGGCACCCTCCTGAGGTCCGGCCGGGGGCGGCTGCCGTGCCGGGGGTCGGGCGCCCGGTCGGGGCCGGGACCCGCCGCGGCGGAGGAGCACGGCATTCCACTGCAAAGTGGAACGTAAGGGATCGCCGTACCGGCTTCAATGACGCCATGCGACAACAGGCTCACCTCGGGTGACACTCCGCCCGGTCGGGCCGACGGACCGTCAGCCGGGCGCCCCTCGGCTGCCGGTACGCTTCCGCCAATGAGCACGCTGAATCTCGACGACTTCTCCGATCTGATCGAGCGGCCCGACGGCGGCGTGCGCCGCGACGCCGAGGAGCGCCGCGCCCGTCTGATCGTTCCGCAGGGCGCCCTGGGCCGCCTGGACGAGCTGGGCGAATGGCTGGCTCCCGCACAGGGCTCGGTGCCGATCCGCCCGATCTCGCAGCCGCGCCTGGTGCTGTTCGCGGGCGACCACGGTGTCGCCTCGCTCGGTGTCTCACGGCGCCCCGCGGGCGGGGCGACCGATCTGGTACGGGCCGTCCTCGCGGGCGAGAGTCCCGCCGCCATCCTCGCGCGACGGCTCGAAGTTCCGGTCCGTGTGGTCGACATGGCGCTCGACTGCGATCCGGAGACGCTGCCCGCCGAGGTGGTACGCCACCGGGTTCGGCGCGGCAGCGGACGTATCGACATCGAGGACGCGCTCACCGCCGAGGAGGCCGAGGCCGCGTTCCGCGCCGGGATGGCCGTCGCCGACGAGGAGGCGGACCGGGGTACCGACCTGGTGGTACTCGGCGATGTGAGCGTGGGCGGTACGACCGCGGCGGCCGTGCTCATCGCCGCCCTGTGCGGCACCGATGCCTCCGTGGTCACCGGCCGCGGCGGCGAGGCCATCGACGACCTGGCCTGGATGCGCAAGTGCGCCGCGGTGCGCGACGCGCTGCGCCGGGCCCGCCCGGTCCTCGGCGACCAGCTCGCGCTGCTCGCCACGGTCGGCGGCGCCGACCTCACCGCGATGACCGGCTTCCTGCTGCAGAGCGCGGTCCGGCACACCCCCGTACTGCTCGACGGCGTCGTCACCTCGGCCGCCGCCCTGGTCGCCCAGCGGGTGGCCTTCCGGGCGCCCGACTGGTGGCTCGCCGGACACGACAGCGGCGAACCCGGCCAGGCCAAGGCCCTTGACCGGATGGCCGTCGAGCCCCTGATCGACCACGGCGTCAAGGTCGGCGAAGGCACCGGCGCCCTGCTCTCCCTGCCCCTCGTCCAGGCCTCGGCCGCCCTCCTCGGCGACCTCCCGGAACGGCCGCGTCCGACGCACGCGGTGCCGGAGGAGTAGAGCCGACGGGCAGGGAGGTCGAGCGGGGCGGGTGGCCCGGCTCCCGCGACTTCCCGGCCCGCCACGTTCGTACGCGCCACCCGGGCGCAGACCACCGTCGGCCGACGGTGGGGCCACCGTCGGCGGACGCAGGTGGTGGCGCCCGGGACCCGGTGCCCGTGAGCGGTACTCTGCGCCGATGGCCGAGAGTTCACCATCGTCGTCCGAGGCGGATGACGGGTCCGAGGGCGCCGGGTCCAAAGAATCGAGTGCCGAGGAAACGAGCGCCGAGGAAGCCCTTCCTCGGGGCGCCGCTTCCGGGGCCCAAGCCGACCCCGAGCCGGATTCCGCCGCTTCTCGCTCCGGTTCTCGCTCCGGCTCTCCTTCCGCCCCACCCTCCGGTTCGCCTGCCGCCACCGATTCCGTTCCCGTTTCCGGTGACAACTCCCCTTCCACTTCCGGTGACGGCTCCCCGTCCACGCCCGGTGGCGACTCCCCTCCCCCGCCCTCTCCCGGCGCGGGCCCCGGAGCCGAATCGGGTTCCGACGCCGGCTCCGGCTCCGGCTCCAGTACCGACTCCGCGACGGCCCCCGACTCCGGCCGTCCCGCCCGCGCCGAGGACGGACTCCGGTTCGCCTTCGGCACCTTGACCGTGTTCCCGGTCCAAGTCGCGCGGTGGGACCGGGAGGCCGCGCGGGCCGGGATGTTGTGGGCGCCGGTGGCGGGTCTTGTCGTCGGGCTGTGGGCGGCGCTGGCGGGCGGGGTGCTGCTCCTTTTCGGTACGGGGCCGATGGCGGCCGCCGTCGCCACCGTCGCCGTGGGGGCCGTACTGACCCGGGGTCTGCACCTGGACGGGCTCGCGGACGTCGCCGACGGGCTCGGCAGCGGGAAGCCGCGGGCCGAGGCGCTGCGGATCATGAAGCAGTCCGACATCGGGCCGTTCGGCGTGATCACGCTGCTGTTGGTGCTCCTGGCCCAAGTCGCCCTGCTGGCACGGCTGTACGACGGCTCGTGGGCGAAGGGCGCGCTGGCCGCCGCGGTCTCGGCGACCGTGGCGCGG
This is a stretch of genomic DNA from Streptomyces sp. NA04227. It encodes these proteins:
- a CDS encoding sensor histidine kinase, whose amino-acid sequence is MSTFQRARRRLQAHPLVMDAALAAGVLACVVVGSFADPHGPHGPEWFTRVPHIPSLVLTVIGAFALVFRRRTPMAVLAVTVTVSFVELVTGDPRAPVAMCAVVALYTVASSTDRPTTWRVGLLTMTVLTAAAMLVGPLPWYAQENIAVFAWTGMAAAAGDAVRSRRAFVDAMRERAERAERTREEEARRRVAEERLRIARDLHDVVAHHIALVNVQAGVAAHVMDRRPDQAKEALAHVREASRSALNELRATVGLLRQSGDPQAPTEPAPGLYRLDELVDTFRHAGLPVDIARSYQDGEDQGGEGQGVEGRGEPGRDGTVRCPLPAAVDLAAYRIIQEALTNVQKHAGTGAEAQVSVIRVGEHLEVTVLDDGAGARATGGTGTGRNGQDGPERPGGHGEFVHPGQDGAVNGGGHGLLGMRERVTALGGSCTAGPRYGGGFRVHAILPFTAGAEPARVTAGGGA
- a CDS encoding PspA/IM30 family protein, producing MSGVMKRMGMIFRAKANKALDRAEDPRETLDYSYQKQLELLQKVRRGVADVATSRKRLELQLGQLQKQSGKLEDQGRKALALGREDLAREALSRRSALQQQVSDLEVQHQTLQGEEEKLTLAAQRLQAKVDAFRTKKETIKATYTAAQAQTRIGEAFSGISEEMGDVGLAIQRAEDKTAQLQARAGAIDELLASGALDDQSGMQKDDLQAELDRLSGGTDVEIELQRMKAELAGGSNNQQAIEGGDRGERAQNQPQDTPRFDKQ
- a CDS encoding DUF3043 domain-containing protein codes for the protein MADSRCRIVPSGRGFTPGNPVPLGFVFRSRSKEEKAPAEQAPEADSTQPRDPQAPKGRPTPKRSEAQSQRRSVMAPTSRKEAAKRQREERRTQLEKQRQALATGDERYLPTRDKGPVRRYARDFVDSRLCVAEFFLPLAVVILVLSLVQVPQLQNSALLLWLVVIVLIVLDSIWLAVRLRKRLAERFPDQPRRGAVAYALMRTLQMRRLRMPKPQVKRGEKP
- a CDS encoding bifunctional 2-polyprenyl-6-hydroxyphenol methylase/3-demethylubiquinol 3-O-methyltransferase UbiG yields the protein MRNAVRQELVARQVEEQIGRLFPLGRRLRVLDVGMGQGTQALRLARAGHTVTGLERDPAMLEAASVALTAEPEGIRERMRLVCGDGRDTGAQFRPGSFDVVLCHGVLMYVDEPDPLLAGLARMLAPGGLLSLLVRNGDALALRPGLAGDWAGALAALDPDATSYVNRLGVPARADRLAALTEHLAGIGAPLSCWYGVRVFTDQVSDETTAADVGGDWEALLAAEERAGRTDPYRRVAALLHLCGVRGG
- a CDS encoding bifunctional adenosylcobinamide kinase/adenosylcobinamide-phosphate guanylyltransferase, with protein sequence MEVTLLGTGGPEGLPRPGCPCAACATALGEWTRAATALLVDDALLLDLTPGAALAAARAGHSLAGVRQVLLSHPHDGPALEVPAGLPRPGRVPDGRELALLTGHRVRAVALDAPGTGYAVTGPDGERLLYLPPGTAPAGASDEGPYDMVLADVAGRPDALARLRAAGALGPTTDVIAVHLDHDVPPGPEADRRLAAAGARAVPDGATLDVGAYRDVPDLPRRTFVLGGARSGKSVEAERRLEAFPDVVYVATGGSRNGDSEWAERVHLHRERRPGSWRTEETCDLLPLLNDDGPPLLIDCLSLWLTHVMDETGAWDEAEWAGGGERELRRKVRELTKAVRATRRTVVAVSNEVGSGIVPATASGRRYRDELGRLNAAFAAECEQVLLVVAGQTMVLRG